A stretch of Mucilaginibacter terrae DNA encodes these proteins:
- a CDS encoding HAMP domain-containing sensor histidine kinase translates to MKIQSKITLLFLILSTGILLLLNAFILYFDYQFNYDDFFKRLEARVNLTAETRLFPGERSRAYEEVRKKYLEKLDHETEYILKADASGSFKRDGFPSEFIDEIISTGKSRYKQKNKFLSGKVVALLPDKYIVIVSARNPYGMRELKELQKILLVGFIGSLVIAFFVGKAFSFYTFTPIRKLTDRVKMITSDNLHLRLDEPTGKDEISELSLTFNNMLNRLETAFDTQNNFVSNASHELRTPLTVVNSEVEIALTKTDLTAEQRSVLNTISSETDKLIQILNNLLLLAQSGFDGKKQRWQIIRIDELIWMAIESLKKIQPDSNIEVDFSQLPENEELLQTSGNSNLLRLAISNIISNACKYSQNQLVKVKLTVQNKQISITVTDVGIGIPHEDLEHIFEPFYRASNTLAYAGHGVGLPLTLNIIRLHKGTIDIRSKEDSGTEIQVLLPIVNSN, encoded by the coding sequence ATGAAAATTCAAAGTAAAATAACGCTGCTGTTTCTTATCCTATCCACCGGGATATTATTACTGCTTAATGCCTTTATTTTATATTTTGATTATCAATTTAATTACGACGACTTTTTTAAACGGCTTGAAGCCCGCGTAAACCTCACGGCCGAAACCCGCCTATTTCCCGGCGAGCGTAGCCGGGCTTATGAAGAGGTGCGCAAAAAGTACCTCGAAAAGCTCGACCATGAAACCGAGTACATATTAAAAGCCGATGCATCCGGAAGTTTCAAGAGAGATGGCTTTCCTTCTGAATTTATTGATGAGATCATAAGCACAGGAAAATCGCGCTATAAGCAAAAAAACAAGTTTTTATCGGGCAAGGTAGTAGCGCTTTTGCCCGATAAATATATTGTTATTGTATCGGCCCGTAACCCATACGGTATGCGCGAGTTGAAAGAGCTGCAAAAGATTTTACTGGTAGGTTTTATTGGCTCGTTGGTAATAGCCTTTTTTGTTGGAAAGGCTTTTTCGTTTTACACGTTTACGCCCATACGTAAGTTAACCGACCGGGTTAAAATGATAACCTCTGATAACCTGCACCTCAGGCTTGATGAACCTACTGGTAAAGACGAAATATCTGAACTATCGCTCACGTTTAACAACATGCTCAACCGGCTCGAAACGGCATTCGATACCCAGAACAACTTTGTAAGCAATGCATCGCACGAGTTGCGTACCCCACTAACGGTGGTTAACAGTGAGGTTGAAATAGCGCTTACCAAAACCGATTTAACAGCCGAACAGCGCTCTGTGCTCAATACCATAAGCTCCGAAACGGATAAACTTATTCAAATACTTAATAACCTTTTGTTGCTGGCCCAGTCGGGCTTTGATGGTAAAAAGCAACGCTGGCAAATTATACGTATTGATGAATTAATATGGATGGCCATTGAGTCGCTCAAGAAAATTCAGCCCGACAGTAACATAGAAGTTGATTTTTCGCAATTGCCCGAAAATGAAGAATTGCTGCAAACATCAGGCAATAGCAATTTACTCCGGCTTGCAATTAGCAACATCATCAGCAATGCCTGCAAATACTCACAAAATCAACTGGTTAAAGTTAAACTTACCGTACAAAACAAGCAAATTAGCATAACCGTAACCGATGTTGGCATAGGCATACCTCACGAAGATCTGGAACACATCTTTGAGCCGTTCTACAGAGCGTCCAATACCTTGGCTTATGCCGGTCATGGCGTAGGTTTGCCTTTAACACTCAACATTATACGGTTACACAAAGGCACTATCGATATCAGGTCAAAAGAAGATAGCGGTACAGAAATACAGGTATTATTACCAATTGTAAACTCTAATTAA
- a CDS encoding response regulator transcription factor yields MALLLVEDEPNVVSVIKRGLADYNFEVSVAGNGLTGLQMALSHPFDIIMLDVMLPGMDGIQICRRIRDKDAHVPILMLTALDSTENIVTGLDSGADDYMVKPFKIAELAARLRTLMRRRSNDAEPENTVYKIADLEVDVEAKTVYQSNLPLNLTPTEYRLLEYFIKNQKKVLSRIQILENVWDIDFNLGTNVVDVYVNYLRKKLEKNSPHKLINTVFGMGYMMKENEVHENSK; encoded by the coding sequence ATGGCTTTATTATTAGTAGAAGACGAACCTAACGTAGTATCGGTAATTAAACGCGGTTTGGCCGATTATAATTTTGAAGTTAGTGTAGCCGGCAACGGATTAACCGGATTGCAAATGGCTCTAAGCCATCCCTTTGATATTATCATGCTGGATGTAATGCTGCCCGGTATGGACGGTATACAAATTTGCCGCCGCATACGCGACAAGGATGCCCATGTGCCCATACTCATGCTTACCGCGCTCGACTCGACCGAGAATATTGTGACCGGGCTTGACAGCGGTGCCGACGACTACATGGTTAAGCCTTTTAAAATTGCCGAACTGGCCGCACGTTTACGTACCTTAATGCGCCGCCGCAGTAATGATGCAGAGCCCGAAAATACCGTTTACAAAATAGCTGACCTGGAGGTTGATGTTGAGGCGAAAACAGTTTACCAGAGCAATTTACCATTAAATTTAACCCCTACCGAGTATCGTTTGCTCGAGTACTTCATAAAAAATCAGAAAAAGGTACTTTCGCGCATACAAATACTCGAAAACGTATGGGATATTGATTTTAACCTGGGTACCAACGTGGTTGATGTTTATGTAAATTACCTTCGTAAAAAACTCGAAAAAAACAGTCCTCACAAGCTTATTAATACCGTATTTGGTATGGGCTACATGATGAAGGAAAACGAAGTGCATGAAAATTCAAAGTAA
- a CDS encoding efflux RND transporter periplasmic adaptor subunit: MFKNKSIYGWLVAVAAFSFASCSSSKTENTGQDTLELPVLTIIAKDTTLQTAYVADIQAIKNVELRSRQRGFLEKIYVDEGMPVRKGQVLFKLNDEEFRVTLARAKAMLSNAEADAVASRLEVERVKMLVNKKVLAASELEVAQSKLKADEALIDEARTNVQSAQNHIAYTTIRAPFDGMIDRIPLKGGSLIDEGALLTSISDLSSIYAYFSFPENEYLKYQRSKNNGEKDNNEVKLVLSDGSSYSHSGTIETIEGEIEQTTGSIALRAKFPNPHKLLRHGASGKIYITTEMDDAVMIPQKSVFEVQDKSYVYVVSNDNKLHMTSFTPLTRFSQYYLVKDGLKPGDKILYEGAQNARDGMVIKPNMLKQAPLLAAK, translated from the coding sequence ATGTTCAAAAACAAGAGCATTTATGGTTGGCTGGTAGCTGTTGCTGCCTTTTCATTTGCCAGCTGCTCATCAAGCAAAACCGAAAACACGGGCCAGGACACACTGGAATTGCCGGTGCTAACTATTATTGCCAAAGATACTACCCTGCAAACGGCCTATGTGGCCGATATACAAGCCATTAAAAATGTAGAGCTACGCTCGCGCCAGCGCGGCTTTCTCGAAAAAATATATGTGGATGAAGGTATGCCTGTGCGCAAAGGCCAGGTACTTTTTAAACTTAACGACGAAGAATTCAGGGTAACCTTGGCACGCGCCAAAGCCATGCTGAGCAATGCCGAAGCCGATGCCGTTGCCTCTCGTCTGGAGGTTGAGCGGGTAAAAATGCTGGTTAACAAAAAGGTACTGGCCGCATCAGAGCTTGAAGTTGCGCAATCGAAGTTAAAAGCTGATGAAGCCCTTATTGATGAAGCCCGCACCAATGTACAAAGTGCTCAAAACCATATTGCTTATACTACCATCAGGGCTCCGTTTGATGGCATGATAGACCGCATTCCGCTAAAAGGCGGCAGTTTGATAGACGAGGGGGCATTGCTAACCAGTATATCCGACCTAAGCTCTATTTACGCCTACTTCAGTTTCCCCGAAAACGAATACCTTAAATACCAGCGTTCAAAAAACAATGGCGAAAAGGATAATAACGAGGTAAAGCTGGTGCTATCTGATGGTAGCAGCTACAGCCACAGCGGTACCATTGAAACCATTGAGGGCGAAATTGAGCAAACTACGGGTTCTATAGCCTTAAGGGCAAAGTTCCCTAACCCGCACAAACTGTTGCGCCATGGTGCCAGCGGTAAAATTTATATCACCACCGAGATGGACGATGCGGTTATGATTCCGCAAAAATCAGTCTTCGAGGTGCAGGATAAAAGCTATGTATATGTGGTAAGTAACGACAATAAACTGCACATGACCAGCTTTACGCCGCTTACCCGTTTTTCGCAATACTATTTGGTGAAAGACGGCTTAAAACCCGGCGATAAAATATTGTACGAGGGTGCGCAAAACGCCCGCGACGGTATGGTTATTAAGCCCAATATGCTAAAGCAAGCGCCTTTACTGGCCGCAAAATAG